CTGGGAGTCTAGGTACTTTGCTTACTCTAAGCAAAGTAATGTCTTGTTTGCTTTTATCCAACTAGCATTATTGGTGGAACGCGGGAAAGGCAAAGCCGTTTCTTTGGTAGAAGAGGTAATGACTGGGGCATAAAGTAAAAGAGTAGAAGTTAAAATCAGCGCATGGTTTTAGCTTCTTTTTTTCATTCTCAAGTACCACTAGTAAAAAAATAGGAATAGCGTATAATAATTAAAAAAGGAGGTTTTTGGGATGGATTTTGAACGAGTAACTGTAAGAACAAAAGCTGAATTAGCCGCAGAGTTAGAGAAGAAGACAGATGAAATCATTGTTGAAGGGGATTTTAGTCAAAATATCGCAGAAATCAAAAGGGGACAATTAGATGATACGGATACTTTAGGTTTTGCTGTTGGTAGCGGCGGAATCGGTATTTTAGTAGAATATGGAATCGGTACATTGCTAGATGTTTTTGATCCTGCGATAAAAGAGGATAAAAAAATCCGTAAGCAGATTGAGCGCTTATATACAATCAAGAGATTGACGAAAGAGTCGTTCTTACTACATTTGAAGCAATTAGATTATTAAAAATAGAAGAAGGCGGGAAGACAGGCACTTTTTCTGTTTCCCGTTTTTTATATAAAAAAGGGGTAGCTTTAGTGAAGTGAAATCAGCATGGGAGAGTGTGCTTTTTTGTGTAGCTAAAGTTTAAAAGGAAGGAATAGTCAAGTGAAAAAACCAAGAAAAATCATCATCGATACAGATCCTGGAATTGATGACGCTGTTGCAATTGCGGCTGCATTATTTGATGAAAGGTTGGATATCAGGTTGTTTACAACAGTGGCAGGCAATGTCAGTGTGGATAAAGTAACAAAAAATCTGCTAAAACTGTTGGCTTTTTGGAACAAAGGAGTGCCAGTTGCGATTGGTTCTGACCGCCCGTTGTTGCGTGAAGCAATCAATGCAAGTGACATTCATGGGAGTACAGGAATGGATGGCTATGAATTTCCTAAGTCTAAGTATGAGTTATTAACGAAAAATCATGCAGTGATCGAGATGTACAAGGTATTGATGGAATCTAAGGAGAAAACCACGATTGTTGGGATCGGTCCATTGACGAATATTGCGCTTTTACTGAGAATCTATCCAGAATGTGTGGAAAGAATCGAAGAACTTGTGATTATGGGCGGTGCTTTGGGGAGAGGGAATTACGGTGTATTATCGGAATTTAATATTGCTGCGGATCCAGAAGCGGCCAAAATCGTATATGAAAGTAAAATTCCATTAACGATGGTGAGTTTAGATGTTGGAGAAAAAGCGTTAGTCTTACCAGAAGTAAGCGATCAA
This sequence is a window from Enterococcus sp. 7F3_DIV0205. Protein-coding genes within it:
- the rihC gene encoding ribonucleoside hydrolase RihC is translated as MKKPRKIIIDTDPGIDDAVAIAAALFDERLDIRLFTTVAGNVSVDKVTKNLLKLLAFWNKGVPVAIGSDRPLLREAINASDIHGSTGMDGYEFPKSKYELLTKNHAVIEMYKVLMESKEKTTIVGIGPLTNIALLLRIYPECVERIEELVIMGGALGRGNYGVLSEFNIAADPEAAKIVYESKIPLTMVSLDVGEKALVLPEVSDQIQKMNKTGDMIAQLFQHYRGGHSDTGLKMYDGCAIAYLLEPEIFEVKEAYVAVETQGTLTAGATLVDLDGYLGKAVNCRVCADIDAQLFKQWFLAAIEKCD